A region of the Pseudoprevotella muciniphila genome:
GATAAGGACGCTGCCATTCCCACTTGCCTTCCTTGTAATAACGACCATGGCTGGGCCAGATCATGATATGCCGTCCTTCCAGTCCGCCCGTAATCTCGTAGGGGCGTGAGATGTTTTTCATCCAGGCATTACCGCGGTGGTCTATGTCTGCCCATACGCGTGAGAGGTCTGTAGTGCTGTCGGTGCGCTCGTAGTTGGGAATGAGGTCTTCGAGAGAAAGGCTGTCGTTGTTGATGATGTGTATGCCGTAAAGGTTGTACGGCATAGGCAACAGGTAACTGATGTGCTGCTCTATCTCAAGCACGCGCTTTGGGGTGAGCGGTTGATTGCAGAACGATTCCGAGGCATGAATGGTTATTCTGCGCAAGGAGTCGTCAATGCAGATTTCGTTGTCTGTAATGTCCTTGGTGTGCCTGTATCGGTAGCCCTCAACGGAATATGCGTTGAAGTAATCGTTCAGGATGCGTTTGAAGTCATAGTCGTACCCTTCCTGCTCCTGCGCTGTCATGGACAGGGCGCAGACAGCAAAAAACAATATAGAGAAAAACCTTTTCATGCGTAGTGTTTCGTTTGATGGGTGATGTGTCTGTGTTTATTCTTCTCCATCGATAGCGAAAGAGTTTTCGTGTTTGCCGAAATCGGCAAACTTGGCGTAATAGTCCATGATGAATTTCCAGTCGGCTTCAAAGTCGTCCGTGGGCTGCAGTTCGGCAGTGCAGACGATGCGTTTGCGCTTGTAGTCGATGGCAAAGAGTTGGATGGGCAGGTCGGCCTTCTTGGCAATATAATAGAACCCACGCTTCCAAGTCGTAACTCTCTTGCGCGTTCCCTCAGGGGTTACGGCGAGTTCGAAATGGTCGGACGCCTTTGCTATCTCAGCCAACTGGTCGGTCAGGCTGCCTTTCCTGCTGCGGTCAACGGGTATGCCGCCAAGCCTTCTGAAAAGCCAACCCAGGGGCCAGCGAAACCAGTCCTTTTTCATCAGGAACTGTGCATGACGCCCTTTGGTACCATAGTAGAGTTCGCCTATGATGAAATCCCAGTTACTCGTGTGGGGCGCTACGGCAATAATACATTTTTCGCGGTGAGGAACAGTTACTTCCTCTGTCCAACCCTTCCACTTAAAAAGGATGGCATTGCATAATTTTCTAAACATGATAGTATAAAACCAAGCAGGCGGACAAATACTGCAATTGGTCCGTCTGCATGTTAGGGTGTAAGGGATTAGATGGTAATTAAGCGAGCCGCAATGTCGTTTGCCTTTTCTGCAAACTCGTTGCGCAACTTCTTATAAAACAATTTCTCGCTGCCACGCTCCGTGTGACTAATGCGCATTACGTAGTCTTTCTCTAACGCCATTACTTCAGATGTAATCTCGCTTATCGTTTGATTGTCAATATCTTCTACCATGCTCAGAGCGATGCAGTCGCAGAGCAAGCTCTCGCTAATACCCTTTATTGCCTTCTTCAAATTTCTTCTACTTGCCATAATTCTAAAGTTTAAGTGTTCAAAATTACGCAAAATTCTTGAAATGTAATAAGTTCTTCGCAGCTTTTGGAACTTATAAAGAAAGAAGAATGTATATTTAATTAGACAAACCGTCTTTATGAAAAACAAAACTGCCAGTGGCATTCCGTTGGCAGTTCCGCATTTATATTTATATAAATTATTGTTATTGCATTTCGCAACTATATACTTTCTCCACAATCTCCATGCCTTTGACAATGCCCTTCTCATTCGTAGGTAGCAAGTTCCAATGTCGTTTTGGAAGAGATTTTTTGAGTGCATTCATGAGCGTCTCTGTTTGAGCAAGGGGGTGAATCTTTAGCAGTCCACCAAGCACAAGCATATTGAAGCATTTCATTAAGTTGTATGCTGCTGCCGTTTCCATCGCAGGGATGCTATAGATATTGATGTCAGTGCGTGTGGGAGGGTTGATGATACTCAGCGAGTCGTAAATAATGTCACCGCCAGGTTTCACTTTTTCTTCAAACTTGTCGAGTGATGGTTGGTTAAGTACGATGGCTGTGTCGTACGAACTAAGTATGGGGGAAGAGATTGGCTCATCACTAACGATGACAGTTACATTTGCAGTACCACCACGTTGCTCAGGACCGTATGCAGGCATCCATGTCACTTCTTTTCCTTCCATAAGGGCTGCATAAGCTAATATCTTTCCCATTGACAATACACCCTGACCGCCGAAGCCTGCTATTATGATTTCATGTTTCATTTTGCTTATCGTTACATTATAGAACCTTTAGTCTTTAAAGGTATAGAAGTGTTTTTACGCTTCATGAAATTTTACATCAATGTCTTTAAGATCTCCCAATTGGTAATATTCAAACATATTTTCTCGCATCCATTCGTTGGCTTTTTCAGGTGTCATTCTCCAACCAGAAGAACATGTTCCTTCTATCTCAATAAGACAAGAACCCTTGCAAGCCATATTATATTCAAATGCTTTGCGAATTGCTTTTTTTGCCTTGCGTATGGAGGTTACAGTATCAACGCTCTGACGTGTTACATAAGCTGTGCCATCGAGTTTACAAGCAAGGTCTGCAATGCGAATGGGATAGCCATGAAGATCTGCGCGGCGACCATTTGGACAAGTTACGGTCTTCTGACCCAACAATGTAGTTGGAGCCATTTGACCGCCAGTCATACCATAGATTGCATTATTGATAAAGATGAGAGTAACGTTATCGCCACGATTCAAGGTATGCAGAGCTTCAGAAGTTCCGATACATGCGATGTCGCCATCACCCTGATATGTAAATACAAGTCGATCTGGCCAAAGACGTTTACATGCCGTTGCTAAAGCTGGACCGCGACCATGTGCTGCTTCTTGCCAGTCGATATCGATATATTTGAATGCAAAAACACCGCATCCTACTGGACTTATGCCTATGCTTTTCTCTGCCATACCCATCTCGTGAATCACTTCGGCGATGAGTTTGTGAACCACACCGTGCGAACAACCAGGGCAGTAGTGGGTATAGCTGTCGTTGAGCAACGCAGGGCGTTCGTACACCAAGGTGCCGTTGTTGATAATGTCTTCTCTTGTTGCTTTATCCATGTTTTCTAATAGTTTTTATCTTTTGGTACGCAGCCTACTCTTGTAACGAGGTTCTTGTTTCTTTATGCCAGGCATGCGTAGCATCACTTCTACCATTTTGACAAGTACAGCCACAATGCCAACAGCATAACTGATGGTGAGCCAAAAAGATTCACTCTTGAAAACGAGTACTCCTATCATTGCTAAGATGGCAAGGATGATAAATATTGAGTTGAGTATATTGCGTAAAAACAGATGATTATCGTCAGTCTTATTTTCGTATAAACGCTTACGTTCTTTCTCCAAAAAAGCCTCAGCTGCTGCATCTTCTGGTTTTTGACCTTCTGTCTTAATAGTATCGTCTTTTTCTAACATTATAAGTTTTTATTGTGCTTAACTTTATTATCTAATGCTTCAAGAATCTCATCAGGGTCAGGAATAATGCCACCAAGACGACCGAAATGAGCCACTGGTATTTGTTGACGAATAGCATATTCCACATCGTGAATCATTTGTCCTGCATTGATTTCAACTACCAACATACCTTTCACGTGTTGCGACAACTCATATAACTCTTGCACAGGGAAAGGCCATAATGAAATAGGACGGAAAAGACCTATTTTCTCTCCTCGCTGGCGAGCTACTTCCATTGCTTTTTGTGAAATTCGAGAAGCAGAGCCAAAGGCAACTATCACATAGTTGGCATCATCACAGTACAAACTCTCGTAGCGCACCTCGTTTTCGCGTATTTTCTGGTATTTGGTTTGAAGGCCCCAATTCTTTCGCTCCATTTCTGCGGGGTCGAGTTCAAGCGATGAAATAACTTGAGGACCGCGTTGTTTGAGCCCCATACCGTTACATGCCCATGGACATTCTCCTAAAATCTGTGCATCAGTGCGGCGCGGTTTGAATGGCGGAAGAACCACCTTTTCCATCATTTGTCCGATAATGCCATCGGAGAGTATCATCGTTGGATTACGATATTTGAAAGCCAATTCAAATGCTAAATCTACAAAATCTGCCATTTCTTGAACACTATTTGGTGCAAGAACTATCGTTTCATAATCACCATTGCCACCCCCACGGGTAGCTTGTGTATAGTCGCTTTGCGAAGGCTGGATAGTGCCAAGTCCAGGTCCACCACGTTGTACGTTGACAATCACACCTGGAATTTCAGCGCCAGCCATATATGTTATGCCTTCTTGCATTAAAGAAATTCCAGGACTGGATGAAGATGTCATTACTCGTTTGCCAGTACCGCCGCCTCCATAAAGCATGTTGATTGCTGCCACTTCGCTCTCTGCTTGAACAACTATCATACCCGTGGTGTTCCAAGGCTCAAGAGTCGCTAAAGTTTCCATTACTTCTGATTGAGGGGTAATGGGGTAGCCGAAATAGCCATCGCAACCACAACGAACAGCAGCATGGGCTATGGCTTCATTGCCTTTGAGCAGTAGTATTTCTTTTTCTGTATCTTTACTCATTTGTTAGTTTAGTCTAATCTCTTTTTGAAAACTGTGATGCAAGAGTCTGGACACACTATGGCACATGCCGCACAACCAATGCAACTATCGTTAATGTCATGGCAGTATTTGTAACCGCGGATATTTACCTCGCGGTCAGTTAGCGAAATTGTATGGGTTGGACATGCTACAACACATAGGTTGCAACCTTTGCAACGCTCCGTATCAACAACTATTACGCCTCTTATATTGCTCATCAGACTCTTAATTTAGGGATTATACATGTCTTTGTTGTAAAAATTGAATATGCGTTCTACCATAACTCGTGATGCGGAAGCTGCTTCATTATAATTAATGTGCTCAGAAGTTTTGAAACACGACAAAGCATCATGCCACTGTGACAACTTGATATGCGCCAAACCTTTTAAATAATATAAGTTGGCATCATCTGGATAATTTTGAAGAGAAGATTCTAACTGCATTAAGGCATCTTCGATATTATTGTTCGTAATAGCCTGCTTTATGCTTGTGTATGTTTTATGTAGAATCATATTGCAAAATTATAAGCTGAATCTAATAATAACTATTATTTTATTTCTAAAAACACTATCTCAGAGCATTTTTCTTTAATTCAAGTTGACATGTTTTTCATAAGTAAAACAAAATCAATAAATAAATAGAAACACTTAAAATAGTTTCAATCGAAACAATTTTGAAGTTTTTATACAATAAAACGAAAAATAAAGTAATGAACGTAAAGTAAAGAGGTTTAGAATCAGTGTTTTTGTTAAATAGTAAAACAAATAATTGAATTATTTTGTAAGTCTTGAGTTATAGTCTCTAATTATTTTTTACTTTTGAACATCATAATATATAAATCAAACAAACATGAAAAAACTTTTCATTATCCTTTTCATATCGATTCCGCAGATAATTTTTGCACAAACTCTTACAGAAAAAATCAAGTATATACAAGATCAATATCAACAAGCGCAAGAAATTGCGTCTAAAAAAGGATCTGACGAATGGATGGAGAACATGTGTTATACACTCGATTTGTCATCAAAAATCAATTTTTCAGGTCCTGGTCCAGTGTTACATGATGTAGAAGTGTTTCTAACAAGAATGCCAGAATCATACGAGTTCGATAGTGGCGTTTTCAACACTTTTGCGCCCATTCTTGTGAAAATGACTCGAAAAGCGGCTTTTAATATCTATCATGAAATGTTGTTTGATGACAAGACAGGTGAACTCTTGTTCTATTATCAACATCTGCCAGATTTTCAAGGAGATGGGACAATTGAGATGCGTTATTATTATGACAAAGGCAAACTAATTAAGTCTGAACCTGCATATACAGAGCACCTCTATCTATTGCCGCCAAAAATTGCTGCTGAAAAAGCCCAAGCATTGAAAGCAGTTGTAAAGAATTATAATACGTTGGCTGACTAATAAGAATAAGTTTATAATTTGTCTGTCTCCTGAATGAAAATCATTTCTTTCGGGAGATACACCCATTTTGTCTTTTTCTTTTTTTCGTCTGCGTATGCGCCTTTCTTGAATTGGTTTTTACCGATACATTTGTATTGAAATTGCCCTTGTCCAATGTCGGTAAAACGGAATGTTTGGACTTCGTCGCCCCACTCACGGCTCATTTCAATGACGAAATTTTTTTCGTCTTCCTGTGTAACGGTGGTAACGAACCATTGGTTGTAGATGCTGCTCCAATTCCCTTTGTCGCGCATGGCTTTCGTGTAGCCGTGCACCTTGCCAATCAGTTCAAATCCCGGAACGGTAACCGACTCTTCGTTCAAGTCGAGATAGAGTCTCAGATTCGCCTCTTTACTGTAGAAACGTCCTTTGGGGAGGTTTCCGGATGTCGTGCTGCCCGATGCTGTAACTTCTGTTTGGGCAACGGAAGTCTGAATGGCACAAATTGACACCAAAAACAGGATAAATATCTTTTTCATTTTAGTCTTCACTATCGTTATATCGCAAAATCATTGTGCCGGCACCAATGGTGATGATGTCGCCTTCTGCTATCGTTACACGGTCGCGATCGCCAAGTATTTCAGCATTCAGAAACGTACCTGTGCCCGATGGTGCATCGCGGAGAATAAACTTCGGTTCGCCCTGACGGTTCAATTTTACGGAAATAATGCAATGCGTGGTATCTATGCTCGGATCAACCGTCTTGATGGGGCAGTTGATGCTGCTGCCACGCACTTCACGCCCAATCACGTTCTCGCCTTCGTGCAGCAGGATTTCCTGCTTCAGTTGGAACGCGTTTTCAACGACAGTCAGGATGCCATATACCGGTGCTTCTTCCTCCGTTTCATCATGCGCGGACGGCATACGAAGCCTGAATTGCTTGTTGCAACTCGGGCATTCGAAAACCAGACTCCTGCCAGGAGCATATTTCGTTTCGTCGAACAGTATAGCCTCGTCACATTTCGGGCAGCGTATGCGTTTCATCGTCGGGACTCAAATTGATTTGTGCAAAAGTAAAAACAAAAATGATGAGATGTCCTTTTTTTACATCTTTTAACCCATAGGGTCATTAGGCTGGTTAAGGTTGTATAACACCCCTTTACAGGTCGTGATTCTTCATGCGGTATTCAGCCAACTCCTCGTATTTCGTGCCTTTTCTGCCATAGTTGGCATACGGATAGATGCTGATGCCACCGCGGGGAGTGAAGATGCCTGTTACCTCAATGTATTTGGGATTCATCAGTTTTACGAGGTCTTTCATGATGGTGTTTACACAATCTTCATGAAAATCGCCATGATTCCTGAAACTGAACAGATAGAGTTTCAGGCTTTTGCTTTCTACCATCTTGACATCGGGAATATAACTGATTCTGATCTCTGCAAAGTCTGGTTGTCCTGTGATAGGGCATAGCGATGTGAATTCCGGACAGTTGAAACGCACCCAATAGTCGTTGTCTTGATGCTTGTTGTCAAACGTTTCGAGTACTTCGGGAGCATAGTCGTCCCGATATTCCGTTTTCTTACCCAAGGCTTGAAGTCCTTCTTTTTCTCTCATTGTGATAAAAATGTTTTATGGGGGTGTTATTTCTTGGATTTGAGGTATTTCTCCAGTCCTTCCCTGCGTAATTTGCAGGCGGGGCAATGTCCGCAACCATCGCCCGGAATGCCGTTGTAGCACGTCAGTGTCTCATTCCTTACAAGGTCGAGAACGCCAAAGGAATCGGCAAGTGCCCAAGTCTCACTCTTGTCCAACCACATCAGCGGTGTATGAATGACGAACTGTTCATCCATGGCAAGGTTGATTGTAACGTTGAGACTACGTATGAAGGCATCGCGGCAATCTGGGTAGCCGCTGAAGTCGGTTTGCGAAACGCCCGTTACGAGGTCGAAAATGCCATGCTCGCGGGCATATACAGCAGCAATCGCCAAGAAGAACATGTTGCGGCCTGGGACGAATGTATTTGGAAAAGATTCTTCAGGTTGTGTCTCATCCATCACTATGTCGGAATTAGTCAGTGAGTTGGCTCCCAAAGAGCCTATCAGCGGGGCATCCTTCGCCTCGAAATGAACACCCGCCTTCTGCGCTATTTTTTCAGCCACTTCAACTTCAGTGGCATGTTTTTGACCATAGCGCAAAGACAAAGCCCACACTTCATCAAAATGCGCCTTAGCCCAATAGAGACATGTGGTGGAATCCTGTCCACCGCTGAACACTACAAGTGCTTTATTTCTTTTCATTTCTATAAAAATTTGTGCAAAGTTAAAATTATTTAATGAAAAAATGCGTTTCGCTTCGTCAGTACAATTTATTTTGTTATTTTTGCCATGACTAAAAAAGGAAAAATCAAATGGCAGAAAAAATTGGAGGATTTGGTCGCTTTCTCTGGCGGCACAAATACATCGTTACTTTAGTGTTCTTCGGCATACTCGTTGGGTTTGTTGATGAAAACAGTTTTTGGAACAGGTTTCAACTCGAGCAGAAAAACAGTGAGTTAAGAAAAGAAATCGCA
Encoded here:
- a CDS encoding FtsB family cell division protein, producing MAEKIGGFGRFLWRHKYIVTLVFFGILVGFVDENSFWNRFQLEQKNSELRKEIAITENKFKECKYELESFETNPKAYEKVARVDLLMRGENEDVFIIEEDSVE
- a CDS encoding 4Fe-4S binding protein encodes the protein MSNIRGVIVVDTERCKGCNLCVVACPTHTISLTDREVNIRGYKYCHDINDSCIGCAACAIVCPDSCITVFKKRLD
- a CDS encoding 2-oxoacid:acceptor oxidoreductase family protein, which translates into the protein MKHEIIIAGFGGQGVLSMGKILAYAALMEGKEVTWMPAYGPEQRGGTANVTVIVSDEPISSPILSSYDTAIVLNQPSLDKFEEKVKPGGDIIYDSLSIINPPTRTDINIYSIPAMETAAAYNLMKCFNMLVLGGLLKIHPLAQTETLMNALKKSLPKRHWNLLPTNEKGIVKGMEIVEKVYSCEMQ
- a CDS encoding FHA domain-containing protein, which translates into the protein MKRIRCPKCDEAILFDETKYAPGRSLVFECPSCNKQFRLRMPSAHDETEEEAPVYGILTVVENAFQLKQEILLHEGENVIGREVRGSSINCPIKTVDPSIDTTHCIISVKLNRQGEPKFILRDAPSGTGTFLNAEILGDRDRVTIAEGDIITIGAGTMILRYNDSED
- a CDS encoding 3-methyl-2-oxobutanoate dehydrogenase subunit VorB, encoding MSKDTEKEILLLKGNEAIAHAAVRCGCDGYFGYPITPQSEVMETLATLEPWNTTGMIVVQAESEVAAINMLYGGGGTGKRVMTSSSSPGISLMQEGITYMAGAEIPGVIVNVQRGGPGLGTIQPSQSDYTQATRGGGNGDYETIVLAPNSVQEMADFVDLAFELAFKYRNPTMILSDGIIGQMMEKVVLPPFKPRRTDAQILGECPWACNGMGLKQRGPQVISSLELDPAEMERKNWGLQTKYQKIRENEVRYESLYCDDANYVIVAFGSASRISQKAMEVARQRGEKIGLFRPISLWPFPVQELYELSQHVKGMLVVEINAGQMIHDVEYAIRQQIPVAHFGRLGGIIPDPDEILEALDNKVKHNKNL
- the queF gene encoding preQ(1) synthase, producing the protein MREKEGLQALGKKTEYRDDYAPEVLETFDNKHQDNDYWVRFNCPEFTSLCPITGQPDFAEIRISYIPDVKMVESKSLKLYLFSFRNHGDFHEDCVNTIMKDLVKLMNPKYIEVTGIFTPRGGISIYPYANYGRKGTKYEELAEYRMKNHDL
- a CDS encoding 1-acyl-sn-glycerol-3-phosphate acyltransferase → MFRKLCNAILFKWKGWTEEVTVPHREKCIIAVAPHTSNWDFIIGELYYGTKGRHAQFLMKKDWFRWPLGWLFRRLGGIPVDRSRKGSLTDQLAEIAKASDHFELAVTPEGTRKRVTTWKRGFYYIAKKADLPIQLFAIDYKRKRIVCTAELQPTDDFEADWKFIMDYYAKFADFGKHENSFAIDGEE
- the queC gene encoding 7-cyano-7-deazaguanine synthase QueC, with the translated sequence MKRNKALVVFSGGQDSTTCLYWAKAHFDEVWALSLRYGQKHATEVEVAEKIAQKAGVHFEAKDAPLIGSLGANSLTNSDIVMDETQPEESFPNTFVPGRNMFFLAIAAVYAREHGIFDLVTGVSQTDFSGYPDCRDAFIRSLNVTINLAMDEQFVIHTPLMWLDKSETWALADSFGVLDLVRNETLTCYNGIPGDGCGHCPACKLRREGLEKYLKSKK
- a CDS encoding thiamine pyrophosphate-dependent enzyme, which encodes MDKATREDIINNGTLVYERPALLNDSYTHYCPGCSHGVVHKLIAEVIHEMGMAEKSIGISPVGCGVFAFKYIDIDWQEAAHGRGPALATACKRLWPDRLVFTYQGDGDIACIGTSEALHTLNRGDNVTLIFINNAIYGMTGGQMAPTTLLGQKTVTCPNGRRADLHGYPIRIADLACKLDGTAYVTRQSVDTVTSIRKAKKAIRKAFEYNMACKGSCLIEIEGTCSSGWRMTPEKANEWMRENMFEYYQLGDLKDIDVKFHEA